The following coding sequences are from one Saprospiraceae bacterium window:
- a CDS encoding prolyl oligopeptidase family serine peptidase — MKKYFLMTVVTLTALAVQAQSKKQGLPTIIDRELFFGDPEISGAKISPNGNFISFIKPFKGTRNIWIKKASEPFESAKPITADTKRPISSYFWSNDSKYILYVQDKGGDENYMVYAVNPLDKSDSETGVPNSRNLTDKPKVRAMIYSVPLSNPDLMYIGLNDRDPAWHDLYQLKISTGELKLLRQNDERMVAWIFDLKDKLRLAMRSNEDGSTDLLRVDPKAFVPIYHCDVLENFAPIYFHTDGAQVYLETNKGTNTDISKLILLNILNKKETFVESDPEKKVDFGSAEFSEMTHKMLYTSYTEDKPRLYWKDKELESEYNSLKKQFKGKEVSLYSPTRDERKYLIATYSDTDPGTVYLYDRNTKKTTFQYKPRPNMPLEDLAPMKPISYKSSDGMVIPAYLTLPKGIASKNLPLVVFPHGGPWARDYWGYHSYAQFLANRGYAVLQPNFRSSTGFGKKFIDAGNKQWGDKMQDDITWGVRHLVEKGIVDPKRVGIMGGSYGGYATLAGLTFTPDVYACGVSLVGPSSLLTLLNSIPPYWEAGRKIFHERMGDPTNPEGEAQLKRQSPLFSVDKIKAPLLVVQGANDPRVKKAESDQIVMAMRNKNLPVEYICAPDEGHGFARPVNNMAFCAAAEKFLAAHLGGRFQEEMPPAVAERLKEITVNPANLSEAEKLDESSLVIAVPDAELIPGTYLYKVKLEAMGQNMDLIENIEIQDKGDHFFITDQMETPMGEMKEEGSFEKKSIAPRKRFMDQGPVNILMDYTATQVNLKMNISGQKKESEIKLNQACFADGPANFMQIACLPLSESYKTKVSNVDLHKMSSADYIISVDGSESIKGQDCWVISMKSAAGDPGDMVIWIGKTDRRVYQYTKIIPEMGAAKMTGTLEVK; from the coding sequence ATGAAAAAATATTTTTTAATGACTGTCGTCACATTAACTGCATTAGCCGTTCAGGCTCAATCCAAAAAACAAGGATTACCAACTATAATCGATCGGGAATTATTTTTTGGCGATCCTGAAATTTCAGGAGCTAAAATCTCTCCAAATGGAAACTTTATCTCATTTATCAAGCCTTTTAAAGGAACTCGAAACATCTGGATAAAGAAAGCTTCCGAGCCATTTGAATCTGCCAAACCTATCACAGCAGACACCAAACGACCAATAAGCAGCTACTTCTGGTCAAATGATTCAAAATACATCCTCTATGTTCAGGACAAAGGAGGAGATGAAAACTATATGGTCTATGCGGTAAACCCTCTCGACAAATCGGACTCAGAAACAGGTGTTCCAAACTCTCGGAACTTGACCGACAAACCCAAAGTCAGAGCAATGATTTATTCAGTGCCGTTGTCCAATCCTGACCTCATGTATATCGGGCTCAATGACAGAGATCCCGCTTGGCATGATCTGTACCAATTGAAAATCTCCACAGGTGAATTGAAACTACTTCGCCAAAATGACGAAAGGATGGTTGCTTGGATATTTGATTTGAAGGACAAATTGAGACTTGCGATGAGATCTAATGAAGATGGATCTACTGACCTGTTACGGGTCGATCCAAAAGCTTTCGTGCCTATCTACCATTGCGATGTATTGGAAAACTTTGCACCTATATATTTCCATACGGATGGCGCTCAGGTTTATCTGGAAACCAACAAAGGAACAAATACTGACATCTCAAAATTGATTTTGCTCAATATTCTAAATAAGAAAGAGACTTTTGTTGAATCTGATCCTGAGAAAAAGGTAGATTTTGGGAGTGCAGAATTTTCAGAGATGACACATAAAATGCTGTACACGAGCTATACTGAAGACAAGCCGAGACTGTACTGGAAAGACAAAGAATTGGAATCAGAATATAACAGTTTGAAAAAACAATTCAAAGGCAAAGAAGTCAGCTTGTACAGTCCAACAAGAGACGAGCGAAAATATTTGATCGCAACATATTCAGATACAGATCCAGGCACAGTGTACCTGTATGACAGGAACACCAAGAAAACTACCTTCCAGTACAAACCAAGACCAAATATGCCATTGGAAGATCTGGCACCGATGAAGCCGATCAGTTACAAGTCATCAGACGGTATGGTGATTCCTGCTTACCTCACATTGCCGAAAGGCATCGCTTCTAAAAATTTGCCTTTGGTCGTATTTCCTCACGGAGGACCTTGGGCGAGAGATTATTGGGGATATCATTCTTATGCACAATTCTTGGCCAATCGGGGCTATGCAGTGTTGCAACCCAATTTTAGATCATCGACCGGCTTTGGTAAGAAATTTATTGATGCAGGAAACAAGCAGTGGGGTGATAAAATGCAGGACGATATCACCTGGGGTGTGCGACATCTGGTAGAAAAAGGTATAGTAGATCCAAAAAGGGTCGGAATTATGGGAGGTTCCTATGGAGGATATGCCACTCTGGCAGGTCTGACATTCACTCCGGATGTATATGCATGTGGTGTTTCCCTAGTAGGTCCTTCGAGCCTTCTGACATTATTGAATTCTATTCCACCATACTGGGAAGCAGGTCGCAAAATCTTCCATGAAAGAATGGGAGATCCAACCAATCCGGAAGGCGAAGCCCAACTCAAAAGACAATCACCGCTTTTCTCAGTGGACAAAATCAAAGCTCCCTTGCTAGTCGTCCAAGGAGCGAATGATCCCCGCGTCAAAAAAGCTGAATCAGATCAAATCGTGATGGCTATGAGAAATAAAAACCTTCCCGTAGAATATATCTGTGCTCCGGATGAAGGCCATGGATTTGCAAGACCCGTAAACAATATGGCTTTCTGCGCCGCAGCAGAAAAGTTTCTTGCAGCACATCTGGGTGGTCGCTTCCAGGAAGAAATGCCTCCGGCAGTTGCTGAAAGGCTCAAAGAAATAACAGTCAATCCAGCCAATTTATCGGAAGCTGAAAAATTAGACGAATCAAGTCTTGTAATTGCCGTTCCGGATGCAGAATTAATACCAGGAACTTATCTGTATAAAGTAAAACTGGAAGCAATGGGCCAAAATATGGACCTGATCGAAAATATCGAAATCCAAGACAAAGGTGACCATTTTTTCATCACAGACCAGATGGAGACTCCTATGGGTGAAATGAAAGAGGAAGGTAGTTTTGAAAAGAAAAGCATAGCGCCAAGAAAAAGATTCATGGACCAAGGTCCTGTGAATATTTTGATGGACTATACAGCTACTCAGGTAAACTTAAAAATGAATATTTCAGGACAAAAAAAGGAAAGTGAAATCAAACTCAACCAAGCATGTTTTGCAGACGGTCCGGCAAATTTCATGCAGATAGCTTGCTTGCCTTTGTCAGAATCATACAAAACCAAAGTTTCCAATGTTGATTTACACAAAATGTCTTCAGCAGATTATATCATCTCAGTGGATGGATCTGAATCGATTAAAGGACAGGATTGTTGGGTAATTAGTATGAAATCAGCTGCAGGAGATCCCGGTGATATGGTCATTTGGATTGGCAAAACCGATAGAAGGGTGTATCAATATACGAAGATCATTCCTGAAATGGGCGCTGCTAAAATGACAGGTACACTGGAGGTAAAATAG
- a CDS encoding transketolase has protein sequence MSLIQPIESFLQQINTSDAVYRREVITDFWICLVSRECSLLGRKEVLTGKAKFGILGDGKEVPQVAMARAFQKGDFRSGYYRDQTFLMALGLCSVKDFFAQLYADVNNDPFSKGRQMNAHFATPLLSSDGNWLDHSSMYNVTADISSTAGQMARALGIALASKMYKQSKTKNGFSDKGREVSFCTIGDASTSEGIFWETMNAAAVMQVPLAVSVWDDGYGISVPKELQTAKGNISEALAGFQQLGTEDKGINIYKAKAWDYPALVKLYTEAVQEMRKTHRPSLFHIEEVTQPQGHSTSGSHERYKSTERLAWELEFDCIKIMGEWLTRNKLLNKEDIEHLNAEARTFVRSERNAAWENYQAPMKKLRDELLTILENEPNDFVEIAQHIRSLKDISVHEILAPLRRKLLTLPGGSFPQLKEWLETKMSQTKQNYASDLTSYDPFKEGVAARYSDSSSQLSGYQVLNQYFDQLIEKNKTVYAFGEDVGQIGDVNQGFSGLQQKYGVQRIFDTGIREWSIIGQAIGMSMRGLKPIAEIQYLDYIVYAMSALMDDLATVRYRSAGMQKAPAIIRTRGHRLEGIWHSGSPIGMLLHSLRGIHVCVPRNMVQAAGMYQTLMECGDPGLIIECLNGYRLKELRPDNLGTFSIPLGKIEILNIGSDITLITYGSCVKIAQEATDRLSDLGISVELIDAQTLLPFDVRSEVTTSIKKTNKLLILDEDVPGGASAYLLREIMETQGAFEYLDTKPICLSAAAHRPPYGSDGDYFSKPSVEDVMEAAIGMMREYDPQQFA, from the coding sequence ATGTCTTTAATCCAACCTATTGAATCTTTTCTTCAGCAAATCAATACATCGGACGCAGTTTACAGGCGAGAAGTTATCACAGACTTTTGGATTTGTCTTGTGAGCCGAGAGTGCTCTTTATTGGGCCGGAAGGAGGTATTGACAGGCAAAGCTAAGTTTGGGATTCTGGGTGACGGCAAAGAAGTGCCTCAGGTCGCTATGGCGAGAGCTTTTCAAAAAGGAGACTTCAGGTCCGGATATTATAGAGATCAGACCTTTTTAATGGCACTTGGATTGTGTTCAGTCAAGGATTTTTTTGCACAGTTGTATGCTGATGTTAACAATGACCCTTTCTCCAAAGGAAGACAGATGAATGCACATTTTGCCACTCCATTATTATCTTCTGACGGTAATTGGCTAGATCATTCGTCTATGTATAATGTAACTGCGGATATCTCGTCCACAGCAGGTCAGATGGCAAGGGCTCTTGGAATTGCTTTGGCTTCGAAGATGTACAAGCAGAGTAAGACAAAAAATGGATTTTCTGACAAAGGACGTGAGGTATCGTTTTGTACTATCGGAGATGCTTCAACTTCTGAGGGAATTTTTTGGGAAACAATGAATGCTGCAGCTGTCATGCAAGTGCCATTGGCTGTTTCGGTATGGGATGATGGATATGGTATTTCGGTACCTAAGGAGTTACAAACAGCAAAAGGGAACATTTCTGAAGCCTTAGCCGGGTTCCAGCAACTCGGGACGGAAGACAAAGGAATCAATATTTATAAAGCCAAAGCATGGGACTATCCAGCGCTTGTAAAGCTTTATACAGAGGCAGTGCAGGAAATGAGGAAAACTCATCGCCCATCGTTGTTCCATATAGAAGAGGTAACCCAACCTCAAGGACATTCCACTTCAGGATCTCACGAGAGATATAAGTCCACCGAACGATTGGCTTGGGAACTCGAGTTTGATTGCATCAAAATCATGGGAGAATGGTTGACTCGGAATAAGTTGCTGAATAAAGAAGATATTGAGCATTTGAATGCTGAGGCACGGACATTTGTCCGCTCCGAAAGAAATGCTGCCTGGGAAAATTACCAAGCCCCAATGAAGAAACTTAGAGATGAGCTCCTGACAATTTTAGAAAATGAACCAAATGACTTTGTCGAAATAGCTCAGCATATCCGGAGTTTAAAAGATATTTCAGTCCATGAAATTTTGGCTCCCTTGAGAAGAAAACTGCTCACTCTTCCCGGCGGCAGTTTCCCGCAATTGAAAGAGTGGTTGGAGACAAAGATGTCTCAAACCAAACAGAACTATGCCTCAGACTTGACTTCTTATGATCCTTTTAAAGAAGGAGTTGCCGCTCGCTACAGCGATAGCTCGTCGCAACTCAGCGGTTATCAGGTGTTGAATCAATATTTTGATCAATTGATCGAAAAGAATAAAACCGTTTATGCATTTGGAGAGGATGTTGGGCAAATCGGAGATGTGAACCAGGGATTTTCAGGATTGCAACAGAAGTACGGGGTCCAAAGGATATTTGATACAGGAATCAGGGAATGGAGTATTATCGGTCAAGCAATCGGTATGAGTATGAGAGGTTTGAAGCCTATCGCCGAAATTCAGTACCTGGACTATATAGTATATGCTATGTCTGCATTGATGGATGATCTTGCCACAGTGCGTTACCGGTCTGCAGGAATGCAGAAAGCACCTGCAATTATCAGGACCAGGGGTCATCGCTTAGAAGGAATTTGGCATTCCGGTTCACCTATTGGAATGTTATTGCACTCCCTCAGAGGAATTCACGTTTGTGTCCCACGCAACATGGTTCAGGCTGCCGGGATGTATCAAACTCTAATGGAGTGCGGAGATCCTGGTCTCATAATCGAATGTCTCAATGGGTATAGGCTGAAAGAGCTTCGACCTGATAATCTCGGTACATTTTCCATCCCGCTGGGTAAAATCGAAATCCTAAATATCGGATCGGATATCACTTTGATCACCTATGGTTCTTGCGTCAAAATAGCACAAGAGGCTACTGATCGTTTGTCAGATCTTGGCATTAGTGTAGAATTGATTGACGCTCAAACTCTGCTGCCTTTTGATGTGAGATCTGAGGTCACAACTTCCATTAAAAAGACAAATAAGCTTTTGATACTTGACGAGGATGTGCCCGGAGGTGCAAGTGCTTATTTATTGCGCGAAATCATGGAGACACAAGGAGCATTTGAATATTTAGATACAAAGCCGATTTGTCTCAGTGCTGCAGCGCATCGCCCTCCGTATGGAAGTGATGGAGATTATTTCTCAAAACCTTCAGTGGAAGATGTGATGGAAGCAGCAATTGGGATGATGAGAGAGTACGATCCACAGCAATTTGCTTGA
- the fdhF gene encoding formate dehydrogenase subunit alpha, producing MKTTFLVPDKLPAIKEAKINGKSYGFQTGETILSFVRRYFGQDYIPTLCDSPQLEAFGSCRVCSVEVSRGAGQAFRTVGSCHTPVEAGMEILTESESVQKLRRNIIELVLTDHPLDCLTCEVNGNCELQDVAAKVGIRKVRYPEGKNHLDRQKDLSHPYMTSDLSKCIMCYRCVRACDEIQGQQVLNVMGRGFDSQIIKGMNQSFAESDCVSCGACAQACPTSAISDVFQSKALVGQTKVRTVCTYCGVGCNLEVSVKDGKVLSIQAPYTAEVNQGHTCLKGRYAFKFYKHPDRIRKPMIRNADGGFDEVSWDEAYDYITSKLKDIRTKHGPDSIAGISSARCTNEENYLMQKFIRAVIGTNNIDGCARVCHSPTALGMQRSFGTGAATNSIEDLKFTHAIMVIGANPTEGHPVTGAKLRQFAMKGKTCIVIDPRKTELAKYATHHLQLRPGTNVAVLNMMLHAIVSAKAYDRQFIELRTEGWEDFKENILSLNIAELEEVSGVSYSAARDAAIAYAKAENAMSFHGLGVTEHYQGTYTVMLIADLAMITGNIGKRGCGVNPLRGQNNVQGMADMGVQPYQGAGYLDHTQEEIRKQYSEFYGAEVPAAAGYKIPDMYDAAIRGDLKAMYVVGEDMAQSDPNTLHVINALKSLDLLVVQELFMTETSKLAHVVLPGASFLEKEGTFTNGERRIQKVNKVVEPVGEAKSDGQIIIDLMNRMGYKQADYKADSMLREISKIVPFFAGVSWENLGDRGKQWPVAADGTDTQILHQKEFKRGKGQFVFREYVETPEVLEYAAEFPFILTTNRVLEHYNAGTMTRRTGNAEIITEDLLLIHPKDAASYHIAERDFVDIESARGKISVRAHLTDEVKQGVLSTTFHFPELFVNIVTSSIHDSIAKCPEYKVVCVKICKKQ from the coding sequence ATGAAGACTACTTTTCTGGTGCCAGACAAACTGCCTGCTATCAAAGAAGCCAAAATAAATGGTAAGTCCTACGGATTTCAGACCGGAGAAACAATATTATCTTTTGTAAGGAGGTATTTTGGACAAGATTATATTCCAACCTTATGTGATTCGCCTCAACTAGAGGCATTTGGATCTTGTCGTGTTTGCAGTGTTGAGGTAAGCAGAGGAGCGGGTCAGGCATTCAGGACTGTGGGATCTTGTCACACTCCGGTGGAAGCGGGAATGGAAATATTGACAGAGAGTGAATCAGTCCAGAAATTAAGACGAAATATCATAGAGCTTGTACTCACTGACCACCCTTTAGACTGCTTGACCTGTGAGGTGAATGGCAATTGTGAATTGCAAGACGTTGCAGCCAAAGTAGGTATTAGAAAAGTGAGGTATCCTGAAGGAAAAAATCATCTTGACAGGCAGAAAGATCTCAGTCACCCGTACATGACCTCCGATCTGTCTAAGTGTATCATGTGCTATAGGTGTGTACGCGCATGTGACGAAATTCAAGGTCAACAGGTGCTCAATGTGATGGGTAGAGGATTTGACAGTCAGATCATCAAAGGCATGAATCAGAGTTTTGCCGAGTCAGACTGTGTCAGTTGTGGCGCATGTGCACAAGCCTGTCCAACATCGGCCATTTCGGATGTATTCCAGAGCAAAGCCCTGGTAGGACAGACGAAAGTCAGGACGGTATGCACCTATTGTGGGGTGGGATGCAATCTAGAAGTCAGCGTCAAAGACGGAAAAGTACTCAGTATTCAGGCCCCATATACGGCAGAGGTCAACCAAGGACATACCTGCTTGAAAGGAAGATATGCGTTTAAGTTTTATAAACACCCTGACCGGATCAGAAAACCAATGATTCGCAATGCTGATGGAGGATTTGACGAGGTGAGTTGGGATGAAGCTTATGACTATATTACCTCGAAATTGAAGGATATCAGGACGAAACATGGACCCGACTCTATAGCTGGTATTTCATCTGCCCGATGTACCAATGAGGAAAATTATCTCATGCAAAAATTTATCCGGGCTGTGATCGGAACCAATAATATTGATGGATGTGCACGTGTTTGTCATTCACCAACAGCATTGGGGATGCAGCGAAGTTTTGGTACAGGAGCTGCGACCAACAGTATTGAGGATCTCAAGTTTACCCATGCGATCATGGTGATTGGTGCCAATCCTACGGAAGGGCACCCGGTGACAGGTGCAAAATTGAGGCAGTTTGCCATGAAAGGCAAGACTTGCATTGTGATCGATCCACGCAAAACTGAATTGGCCAAATACGCCACGCATCATCTTCAACTAAGGCCCGGAACTAATGTTGCTGTGCTCAATATGATGCTGCACGCTATCGTCAGCGCCAAAGCTTATGATCGACAGTTTATCGAACTCAGAACCGAAGGTTGGGAAGATTTTAAAGAGAATATACTTTCACTCAACATCGCGGAGCTTGAGGAAGTGTCCGGAGTAAGTTACTCCGCAGCCCGTGACGCTGCCATTGCATACGCAAAAGCTGAGAACGCCATGAGTTTTCATGGTTTGGGCGTGACAGAGCATTATCAAGGTACTTATACGGTTATGCTGATTGCCGACCTGGCTATGATCACCGGAAACATTGGCAAGCGCGGATGTGGGGTGAATCCCCTCAGAGGACAGAATAATGTTCAGGGAATGGCGGACATGGGCGTTCAGCCATATCAGGGTGCAGGCTACCTCGACCATACACAGGAGGAGATCAGGAAGCAATACTCAGAGTTTTATGGAGCGGAGGTGCCTGCAGCCGCAGGATACAAAATACCTGACATGTATGATGCTGCGATCCGTGGCGATCTTAAAGCTATGTATGTCGTTGGTGAAGATATGGCTCAGTCAGATCCAAATACACTCCATGTGATCAATGCCCTAAAATCTCTAGATTTACTGGTGGTCCAGGAACTCTTTATGACTGAGACTTCTAAACTGGCGCATGTTGTACTGCCCGGAGCCTCCTTCCTGGAGAAGGAAGGTACTTTTACAAATGGGGAGCGCCGGATTCAGAAAGTGAATAAGGTGGTTGAGCCTGTAGGAGAAGCGAAATCAGATGGTCAGATCATTATCGATCTGATGAATCGCATGGGTTACAAACAGGCAGATTATAAGGCGGATAGTATGCTGAGGGAGATTTCTAAGATAGTACCTTTTTTTGCCGGTGTCAGTTGGGAGAACTTGGGAGATAGGGGAAAACAATGGCCTGTAGCTGCCGATGGCACTGACACCCAGATATTGCATCAAAAAGAATTCAAGCGAGGAAAAGGCCAGTTTGTTTTCCGAGAATATGTGGAGACACCGGAAGTATTGGAATATGCCGCTGAGTTTCCATTTATCCTGACAACCAATAGGGTATTGGAACATTATAATGCAGGAACAATGACTCGTCGTACCGGAAATGCAGAGATCATTACGGAGGATTTATTATTGATCCATCCCAAAGATGCTGCATCTTACCATATAGCGGAAAGAGATTTTGTAGATATTGAGTCTGCAAGGGGCAAAATCAGTGTACGTGCACATCTTACAGACGAGGTCAAGCAAGGTGTGTTGAGTACGACTTTCCACTTTCCTGAACTTTTCGTTAATATTGTGACATCTTCGATACATGACAGCATCGCCAAATGTCCTGAATACAAAGTGGTGTGCGTAAAGATTTGTAAGAAGCAATAG
- a CDS encoding polyprenol monophosphomannose synthase encodes MSLRLVIIPTYNEIENIEAILRAVMERPVMFDVLVVDDGSPDGTAAKVKELQLEFTGRIYLMERSEKNGLGTAYIAGFKWALEGGYQYIGEMDADFSHPPEKLDELSQVLETNQADVSVGSRYIKDGGVINWPISRLLLSRSASFYVQWITGMNVQDPTAGFAFYKREVLENIDLDQIRFVGYAFQIEMKYAAHRLGYRVKEVPIIFPDRAKGKSKMNIFIVREALTGVFAMRFFRSYKRYIKSSNSKSS; translated from the coding sequence GTGTCCTTACGTTTAGTCATTATACCCACTTACAATGAGATCGAAAACATTGAAGCGATACTCCGTGCTGTCATGGAGCGTCCTGTAATGTTTGATGTCCTAGTAGTGGATGATGGTTCACCGGATGGTACAGCTGCAAAGGTTAAAGAATTGCAGCTTGAATTTACCGGGAGAATCTACCTCATGGAGAGATCTGAGAAAAATGGATTAGGAACAGCATATATTGCTGGATTTAAGTGGGCTTTGGAAGGCGGTTATCAGTATATCGGCGAAATGGATGCCGATTTTTCTCACCCCCCTGAAAAATTGGATGAGCTGAGTCAAGTCCTCGAAACAAATCAGGCTGATGTATCAGTAGGGTCTCGATATATTAAAGATGGTGGGGTGATCAACTGGCCAATAAGCCGCTTGCTTCTCAGCAGATCGGCTTCATTTTATGTGCAGTGGATCACAGGGATGAACGTTCAGGATCCTACAGCTGGATTCGCATTTTACAAACGTGAGGTCCTGGAAAATATAGACCTGGACCAAATCAGATTTGTAGGTTATGCTTTTCAAATTGAAATGAAGTATGCTGCGCATAGATTGGGATATCGTGTTAAAGAAGTACCAATCATCTTTCCGGATAGGGCAAAAGGTAAATCCAAAATGAATATCTTTATTGTCAGAGAAGCGTTAACCGGAGTATTTGCGATGAGATTTTTCAGATCTTATAAAAGATACATCAAGTCATCGAACTCAAAATCCTCCTGA
- a CDS encoding HlyC/CorC family transporter → MEFIIILFLILLNGLFSMAEMALVSARRFKLEQQKKKGNKKAEDVLMLSENPTRFFSTVQIGITLIGILLGVFSGEKFTSEIRDFLLLHTSISSSFANTIAVSIVVIIITYLSIVLGELLPKRIGLAFPESIAMLLVRPMNILTILVSPFVWLLSATNDVLLQLLGIGKTTDQKVSEEEIKSIIKESADGGEILEIEHDIMERVFELGDQKVDTIFTHRGEIVFFDINDSWEDIQSKIKNEIHSAYPVVIENNIDKIVGIVLMKDLFLAAQNQKLDLNDFIKKPVFINEVSFAYKVLEVFKKEKMHYAIVIDEYGSTAGMVTMDDLMDALVGDVSADHQDEYKIISRDDKSWFVDGQYSAVEFVRFFNLQIDMSFKNRFNTVAGLFIHFQQNLPEVGDVLLLDNYRLEIIDKDGQRIDKILVTKL, encoded by the coding sequence ATGGAATTCATCATTATCCTTTTCCTGATACTTCTCAACGGTCTTTTCTCCATGGCAGAAATGGCATTGGTGTCAGCAAGGAGATTTAAATTAGAACAACAAAAGAAAAAAGGAAATAAAAAAGCAGAAGATGTACTGATGCTTTCAGAAAATCCAACGAGGTTTTTTTCCACTGTACAAATAGGTATCACCTTGATAGGTATTTTGTTGGGAGTATTCAGTGGTGAAAAATTTACATCGGAAATTCGCGATTTCCTTTTACTTCATACCAGCATTTCTTCATCCTTTGCCAATACCATTGCAGTCAGCATTGTCGTCATCATCATCACATATTTGTCCATCGTTCTCGGTGAATTATTACCAAAAAGAATTGGATTGGCATTTCCTGAATCGATTGCAATGTTGCTTGTAAGACCGATGAACATACTCACCATATTGGTATCTCCTTTTGTGTGGTTGCTCAGTGCAACAAATGATGTTTTACTTCAATTACTCGGGATTGGTAAAACGACAGATCAAAAAGTCTCAGAGGAAGAAATTAAATCCATTATAAAGGAAAGCGCAGATGGAGGAGAAATTCTCGAAATAGAACATGATATCATGGAACGCGTCTTCGAATTAGGAGACCAAAAAGTGGACACTATTTTTACGCATAGAGGTGAAATCGTATTCTTCGATATCAACGATAGTTGGGAAGACATCCAGTCGAAAATAAAAAATGAAATCCATTCCGCCTATCCTGTTGTCATTGAAAATAATATCGATAAAATTGTGGGAATAGTCCTGATGAAAGATTTATTTCTGGCTGCACAAAATCAAAAACTAGATCTCAACGACTTCATCAAAAAACCTGTATTCATCAACGAAGTTTCGTTTGCATATAAAGTCCTGGAAGTTTTCAAAAAAGAAAAAATGCATTATGCCATTGTCATTGATGAGTATGGTAGCACAGCCGGCATGGTTACTATGGATGATCTTATGGATGCTTTGGTTGGTGATGTGTCTGCTGATCATCAAGACGAATACAAAATCATCTCAAGAGACGACAAAAGCTGGTTTGTGGATGGTCAATATTCAGCTGTTGAATTTGTGAGATTTTTTAATCTGCAGATCGACATGAGTTTCAAAAATAGGTTCAACACCGTAGCAGGTTTATTTATTCATTTCCAACAAAATTTACCTGAAGTGGGTGATGTACTTTTATTGGATAATTATCGCCTGGAAATCATTGATAAAGACGGACAACGCATCGATAAAATACTCGTGACAAAACTTTAA
- a CDS encoding DUF1573 domain-containing protein, with protein sequence MKHVLSILAFLLIGSAVFAQTTKPAEQAATTSTKGPKMVFETNTVDFGEILKGSDRVRKAVFTNKGTEPLIVKTARGSCGCTVPTWPKEPIMPGEKGTIEINYDTQRVGPINKTVRIQTNEGEEEITLYIKGNISDTKEETLPTSDGSVLNPKQ encoded by the coding sequence ATGAAACATGTACTTTCTATTCTTGCCTTCCTTCTAATAGGTAGTGCTGTTTTTGCTCAAACTACTAAACCTGCTGAGCAAGCAGCCACAACTTCAACAAAAGGTCCTAAAATGGTATTTGAAACAAATACAGTGGACTTTGGTGAAATTTTAAAAGGAAGTGATCGCGTCCGTAAGGCCGTTTTTACAAACAAAGGAACAGAGCCTCTAATCGTAAAAACTGCTAGAGGATCTTGTGGTTGCACTGTGCCTACTTGGCCAAAAGAACCAATCATGCCAGGTGAAAAAGGCACGATTGAAATCAATTATGACACTCAGAGAGTCGGACCAATCAACAAAACTGTCCGAATTCAAACCAATGAAGGAGAGGAAGAAATTACTCTTTACATCAAAGGAAATATCTCTGACACAAAAGAGGAGACACTTCCAACCAGCGATGGTTCCGTGTTGAATCCAAAACAATAA